The proteins below are encoded in one region of Syngnathus acus chromosome 2, fSynAcu1.2, whole genome shotgun sequence:
- the LOC119136892 gene encoding A disintegrin and metalloproteinase with thrombospondin motifs 1-like → MMWLVCVSIGFMAGLCTGSTQSPWEESTVVPVRLDPTVWLANGTQPKRTYSLEEKQKMSEMKVYRLDAFGQAIILHLEPAQTLLSPGFVFHIVGTPESELSQEPKRADEHGCFFSGTVYEEEHSAAALNLCQGLSGGFYFQGQEYFIKPLNASDFLIDEEKDEEVHLIRRRARAETGECGVNEDEDRVPTNLEKEPQREAVNKNQTGPHRTKRFVSTPRYYLEIMLVADQSMAEFHGAGLKTYLLNIMAVASRLYRHPSLHNSISLTVVKLLVVYEKERGPQVSSNAGTTLRNFCQWQRQYNPPSDRQPEHYDTAILFTRTKLCGPHFCDLLGLADVGTVCVPDSSCSIVKDDGLLTAFTVAHELGHVLNMPHDDAQICSGVNGPHWGSHIMGSTLTSIDQQQPWSACSALTVTTFLNNGHGQCLLDKPVKAEALPPPQPETVYDGDHQCRMSFGADAKHCPHTPSTCAALWCFVRAFNGLLVCQTKNLPWADGTPCGRNSYCLMGQCLTKSQASTHQIPVKSGWGVWGPWGDCSRTCGGGVQYSFRSCVNPLPSNGGNYCVGKRVQYRSCNTKLCPDTNRLSFRDEQCLAHNDMSAQMSLGSGNGVEWVSKYAGVSPKDRCKLVCRAKGTRSFFVLKSKVADGTPCSPDSASVCVQGQCVRAGCDRVIGSNRRHDKCGVCGGDGFTCKRVSGSLGLTRPGYQDVVTIPAGATHLDIRQRAPGNGRHDNSYLAVRGQNGTYLLNGDYKPMTMETNITLRGALLRYSGSSASLERLRSFSPLPEPLTIQVFSVGAAPRPRVKYSYFAPRPNNTASSNSNGGRRHSVNATRELGAAEWALIEWGPCSQTCGGGMQQIEVVCLDPQGHPSKDCPEELRPLTSRACASQPCPSWLHGEWSECSKTCGRGFRKRQLQCIGYDGLTLTHDSCDSKNRPQPILELCYQSVC, encoded by the exons ATGATGTGGCTTGTCTGTGTTTCTATTGGTTTCATGGCTGGTCTGTGCACCGGCTCGACGCAAAGCCCTTGGGAAGAGAGTACCGTAGTGCCTGTCAGGCTTGACCCAACGGTCTGGCTGGCGAATGGCACCCAACCGAAGCGAACCTACTCCCttgaagaaaagcagaaaatgtCGGAGATGAAAGTGTACAGGCTGGACGCGTTTGGTCAAGCGATTATCTTGCACCTGGAGCCGGCTCAGACGTTACTGTCCCCGGGATTTGTCTTCCACATTGTGGGGACTCCCGAATCCGAGCTGAGTCAGGAACCCAAGCGCGCAGACGAGCACGGTTGTTTCTTCTCGGGCACAGTGTACGAAGAAGAGCACTCCGCTGCTGCGTTAAACCTGTGCCAGGGACTGAGTGGTGGGTTTTACTTTCAAGGGCAAGAGTACTTCATCAAACCTCTCAACGCAAGTGACTTCTTGATTGATGAGGAAAAGGATGAGGAAGTCCACCTCATCCGCCGGAGGGCTCGGGCAGAGACGGGTGAGTGTGGGGTCAATGAGGACGAGGATCGAGTGCCAACAAATCTGGAGAAAGAGCCTCAACGTGAAGCCGTCAACAAAAACCAAACAG GCCCCCACAGGACCAAGCGTTTTGTTTCCACTCCTCGCTACTATCTGGAGATTATGCTGGTGGCTGACCAGTCCATGGCCGAATTCCACGGTGCCGGGCTCAAGACTTACCTCCTCAACATCATGGCGGTGGCATCTCGTCTGTATCGCCACCCCAGCCTCCACAACTCCATCAGCCTGACTGTGGTAAAGCTGCTGGTGGTCTATGAAAAAGAGCGAGGCCCTCAAGTGTCGTCCAATGCTGGAACGACTCTCCGCAACTTCTGCCAGTGGCAGCGGCAGTACAATCCCCCCAGCGACCGCCAGCCTGAGCACTATGACACAGCTATCCTCTTCACCAGAACG AAACTGTGTGGTCCCCATTTCTGTGACCTTCTTGGACTGGCTGACGTCGGTACGGTGTGTGTCCCAGACAGTAGCTGCTCAATTGTTAAAGATGACGGACTCCTCACTGCATTCACCGTGGCACATGAACTAG GCCATGTCCTCAACATGCCTCACGATGATGCCCAGATATGCTCTGGGGTGAACGGTCCCCACTGGGGCTCCCACATAATGGGGTCCACCCTGACCAGTATTGACCAGCAGCAGCCATGGTCCGCCTGTTCCGCACTCACGGTCACCACTTTTCTCAACAATGGCCACGGTCAATGTCTGCTTGATAAACCAGTCAAGGCTGAAGCGCTCCCTCCGCCCCAACCCGAGACAGTCTACGATGGAGACCATCAGTGTCGGATGAGTTTCGGTGCCGACGCCAAACATTGCCCTCACACTCCTAGTACTTGTGCGGCTCTGTGGTGCTTCGTTCGGGCATTCAACGGTTTGCTGGTTTGCCAGACCAAGAACCTCCCATGGGCCGATGGAACGCCCTGTGGGCGCAACAGCTACTGCCTGATGGGGCAGTGTCTCACAAAGTCTCAAGCTTCCACACATCAG ATTCCTGTCAAGAGTGGCTGGGGAGTGTGGGGTCCTTGGGGTGACTGCTCTCGAACATGCGGGGGAGGGGTGCAGTACTCCTTCCGTTCATGTGTTAACCCTTTGCCGAGCAATGGAGGCAATTACTGTGTGGGCAAAAGGGTGCAGTACCGCTCTTGTAACACAAAGCTCTGCCCTGACACCAATC GCTTGTCATTTCGGGACGAGCAGTGTCTGGCTCACAATGACATGTCAGCCCAAATGTCTCTTGGATCAGGCAATGGTGTTGAATGGGTGTCCAAATATGCCGGTGTTTCACCCAAAGACCGCTGCAAGCTTGTGTGCAGGGCCAAAGGAACAAGATCCTTCTTTGTCCTCAAATCCAAG GTGGCGGATGGAACACCCTGCAGCCCTGATTCCGCCTCAGTTTGTGTTCAAGGCCAATGTGTCAGGGCTGGATGCGATCGTGTTATCGGCTCCAACCGGCGTCACGATAAATGTGGAGTATGTGGAGGGGATGGCTTCACCTGCAAAAGAGTGTCAGGCTCACTGGGGCTCACCAG GCCTGGGTACCAAGACGTGGTGACAATCCCAGCAGGCGCCACCCATCTTGACATCAGACAGCGCGCCCCTGGTAATGGTCGTCATGACAATAGTTACTTGGCAGTGCGCGGACAAAATGGTACCTACCTGTTGAATGGTGATTATAAGCCAATGACCATGGAGACGAACATCACTCTGCGAGGGGCCCTACTGCGCTACAGTGGTTCTTCTGCCAGTCTCGAGCGGCTCCGCAgcttttcccccctccccgaGCCTCTCACTATTCAGGTGTTCTCTGTGGGAGCAGCCCCAAGACCCAGAGTGAAGTACAGCTACTTTGCCCCCAGACCCAATAACACTGCTTCTTCCAATAGCAACGGAGGTCGTCGGCATTCTGTCAATGCTACCCGAGAGTTGGGTGCTGCTGAGTGGGCTCTGATAGAGTGGGGTCCCTGCTCCCAGACCTGTGGTGGTGGCATGCAACAGATAGAGGTGGTGTGTCTGGATCCCCAGGGCCATCCATCCAAGGATTGTCCAGAAGAATTGCGGCCATTGACCTCACGAGCCTGTGCCTCTCAGCCTTGCCCCTCTTGGCTTCACGGAGAATGGTCCGAATGCTCAAAAACCTGTGGCAGAGGTTTCCGAAAACGCCAGCTTCAATGCATTGGCTATGATGGCCTCACACTGACCCATGACAGCTGTGACTCCAAAAACCGCCCGCAACCCATCCTGGAGCTGTGTTATCAAAGTGTCTGCTAA